The proteins below come from a single Tenuifilum thalassicum genomic window:
- a CDS encoding nucleoside-triphosphatase, translated as MDKKSNSYSLSPIWQRAVVAGSIWGALEITFGSVLHNLMLPMAAGTLLALLGVLTVSAIAANNIKRGFFLRAALICALLKSVSPSAVILSPMFGILLEGILIEVGLFLLGANIFGLALGGGLALLSVLLFKAVRLYMVYGQSIIDFFKEIFSRFDISSSVIAIYFLLFAYLVLGVVGALIGYYTGKRRNTDLLNSLEYTMFDSEVKHFNVTDIFALAIHLFALISFLSLASKFSLWVDIFIATSYVATVLYLYERPRKMLKKLTLIVPILIFSFILPVFTAQHAEIFLQGVYIFTRAVFVVVALAVIGIELSRPGLKNLFNRGFFKPVYNATAMAFNALPIYLNLFSDVGKTPKSVINGIHGAIRKNVWNGIRPIIILTGGLGEGKTSYLKNLVELLNANKSVRVEGFIAKGIGEPPLRNGYLLQTIPEKEEMLLCKRIAACGLPNKSFEFDTALVEQMTVKYKNIKVDTVLAIDEVGRLELWGDVWAKLIEHHLKNTQNPLIFTVRRENLMLVVERLGLKNAIVVDIEKTPAEECSKELLRVFTSYLEHL; from the coding sequence ATGGATAAAAAATCAAATTCATATAGCTTAAGCCCAATATGGCAAAGAGCAGTTGTTGCTGGAAGCATATGGGGAGCGTTAGAAATAACATTTGGCTCGGTACTTCATAATTTAATGTTGCCCATGGCTGCGGGAACACTGCTTGCTCTTTTAGGGGTTTTAACTGTTTCTGCAATAGCAGCAAACAATATTAAGCGAGGGTTCTTTTTGCGTGCTGCCTTAATTTGCGCCTTGTTAAAATCAGTATCGCCAAGTGCAGTAATTCTCTCTCCTATGTTTGGTATTCTGCTTGAAGGAATTTTAATTGAAGTGGGATTGTTTTTATTAGGTGCTAATATATTTGGTTTAGCCCTTGGAGGAGGCTTGGCCTTGCTCTCTGTTTTGCTTTTTAAGGCTGTTAGGCTTTACATGGTTTATGGTCAGAGTATTATAGATTTTTTTAAGGAGATATTTAGTAGGTTTGATATTAGCAGTTCAGTAATTGCAATATATTTTCTGCTTTTTGCATATCTAGTTCTGGGTGTTGTGGGCGCCTTAATAGGATATTATACGGGCAAACGCCGTAATACAGATTTACTTAATAGCCTGGAGTATACAATGTTTGATAGTGAAGTGAAACATTTTAATGTGACAGATATTTTTGCTTTAGCTATCCACCTCTTTGCTCTTATATCATTCCTGTCATTGGCTTCGAAATTTTCATTATGGGTTGATATTTTTATTGCAACATCTTATGTGGCTACTGTATTGTATTTATATGAGAGACCTCGCAAAATGTTAAAAAAGTTAACTCTTATTGTTCCGATTTTAATATTTTCCTTTATACTTCCTGTATTCACAGCACAACATGCTGAAATTTTCTTGCAGGGGGTATACATTTTTACCAGAGCGGTATTTGTTGTTGTTGCACTTGCTGTTATTGGCATTGAACTTTCCCGCCCTGGTTTAAAAAATCTATTTAACCGTGGCTTTTTTAAGCCGGTTTATAATGCCACGGCAATGGCCTTTAATGCCCTTCCTATTTATTTGAATCTATTTAGCGATGTGGGAAAAACTCCTAAAAGTGTGATTAACGGTATTCATGGGGCTATCAGAAAAAATGTTTGGAATGGAATACGTCCAATTATTATACTAACAGGTGGGTTGGGAGAGGGGAAAACATCATATTTAAAAAATCTTGTTGAACTGCTCAATGCAAATAAATCAGTTAGGGTAGAGGGCTTTATTGCAAAAGGTATAGGAGAACCGCCATTGCGCAATGGTTATTTGCTTCAAACCATTCCCGAGAAAGAAGAGATGCTACTATGTAAACGGATTGCCGCTTGCGGATTGCCAAACAAATCGTTTGAGTTTGATACAGCGCTTGTGGAGCAGATGACCGTAAAATACAAAAATATTAAGGTTGATACAGTTTTAGCAATCGATGAGGTTGGACGGCTTGAACTTTGGGGCGATGTTTGGGCTAAGCTGATAGAACATCATTTAAAGAACACTCAAAATCCGCTAATCTTTACCGTTCGTCGTGAAAACCTTATGCTAGTTGTAGAACGTTTGGGCCTTAAAAATGCAATAGTAGTTGATATCGAAAAGACTCCAGCAGAGGAGTGCTCAAAAGAGTTGCTTAGGGTTTTTACAAGCTATTTAGAGCATTTGTAA
- a CDS encoding M20/M25/M40 family metallo-hydrolase, giving the protein MYRNFLLLLIFVSTIADAQIKRNVEITSDELLYHVSFLASDSLKGRLPGTVYDKIAAKYIRDEFKKYGLKQLGDKGYQFFSFRRYNPLFAKQAHLDINGEPLSFGNDFTIEIKDGPYSLCSNGVFVGFGDTESYYSKIDLKKKWAVIYYETNTHSYQYLNWKPINMAVKNGAAGIMLVSKDTLSDYLFVQEDSLPEIPIFIIKPNASKKLLAGIHVVFDSIPNLLKSNRLTSQELGIKICGKSGKVYNNIVTQNVIGMIQSSNPDYRNEYIVVGAHYDHLGLGEYGGSRAPALNEIHNGADDNASGVVSMLEIAQKLAKERKKLKRNVIFIAFGAEEQGLIGSNRFVESGIIPIENIKAMVNLDMVGRLRNNTLEVHGDKSSLEADSILNLINSDSLLNLRLVPEGSGPSDHATFYAKKIPVFFIHTGLHPDYHSPKDDVEFLNINGMEKVSKYTYRLVHKLATMDKPLTFRKSSSRALSSRRAPKIKVKFGIMPDVSGSGDEGLKVLGVTDEKPAAKAGIETGDFIIAINEKPIQNIYDYTDALSKLNPGEKVKVKIKRADNIIELTVEL; this is encoded by the coding sequence ATGTATAGAAATTTTCTACTCCTGCTTATTTTCGTATCGACAATCGCAGATGCACAAATCAAACGAAATGTTGAAATTACTTCCGATGAACTGCTTTACCATGTTAGCTTTTTAGCCTCCGACAGTTTGAAAGGAAGATTACCAGGCACTGTATACGATAAAATTGCAGCAAAATATATTCGCGATGAGTTTAAAAAGTATGGATTAAAGCAATTGGGCGATAAAGGCTACCAATTCTTTTCGTTCCGAAGATATAACCCTTTATTTGCGAAGCAAGCACATCTTGACATTAACGGAGAGCCATTGAGTTTTGGCAATGACTTTACAATTGAAATAAAGGATGGCCCCTACTCATTATGCAGCAATGGGGTATTTGTTGGTTTTGGCGACACAGAGTCCTATTACTCAAAAATCGACTTAAAAAAGAAATGGGCTGTTATTTACTATGAAACAAACACCCATTCGTATCAGTACTTGAATTGGAAACCCATCAATATGGCAGTTAAAAACGGTGCAGCAGGAATTATGCTTGTAAGCAAGGATACCCTATCCGATTACCTATTTGTCCAAGAGGATAGTTTACCCGAAATCCCTATATTTATTATAAAACCAAATGCATCAAAAAAATTACTTGCTGGAATTCATGTTGTTTTTGATTCAATACCCAACCTACTAAAAAGCAACCGTTTAACATCACAAGAATTAGGCATAAAAATTTGTGGAAAATCGGGGAAGGTATATAACAATATAGTAACCCAGAATGTAATAGGGATGATTCAAAGTTCAAATCCTGATTACAGGAATGAGTATATTGTAGTTGGCGCCCACTACGACCATCTCGGATTAGGAGAATATGGAGGAAGCAGAGCTCCAGCCCTAAATGAAATTCATAATGGGGCAGATGATAACGCATCGGGAGTTGTGTCGATGCTTGAAATTGCCCAAAAGTTGGCAAAAGAAAGAAAGAAGTTAAAACGCAATGTAATTTTCATTGCATTTGGAGCAGAAGAGCAGGGACTTATTGGTTCAAATAGGTTTGTTGAGTCGGGCATAATTCCTATTGAGAATATCAAAGCCATGGTAAACCTAGATATGGTTGGTCGGTTAAGAAACAACACCTTAGAGGTTCATGGTGATAAATCATCGTTAGAAGCCGATTCAATTCTAAACCTAATAAATTCCGACAGCCTTCTTAATCTAAGATTGGTACCTGAAGGGAGTGGTCCTTCGGACCATGCTACTTTCTATGCAAAAAAAATCCCTGTATTTTTTATCCATACCGGATTACATCCCGATTATCACAGTCCGAAAGACGATGTTGAATTCCTTAACATCAACGGAATGGAGAAAGTTTCAAAATACACCTACCGTTTAGTTCACAAACTTGCAACCATGGACAAACCGTTAACTTTTAGAAAATCAAGCAGCCGAGCGCTATCGTCTAGAAGAGCGCCCAAAATAAAAGTAAAATTTGGCATTATGCCCGATGTAAGTGGTTCTGGCGATGAAGGACTGAAAGTTCTAGGTGTAACCGACGAAAAACCCGCAGCAAAAGCTGGTATTGAAACAGGCGATTTTATTATCGCCATAAATGAGAAACCTATTCAGAACATATACGATTATACCGATGCCCTTTCTAAATTAAACCCTGGTGAAAAGGTTAAGGTAAAAATTAAAAGAGCCGATAATATTATTGAACTAACTGTTGAACTCTAA
- a CDS encoding TonB-dependent receptor, translating to MRMKNFFKSVTMRFSKWSHKGYGVFESIRNVVNIGVLPLSYCLLAMPMATFAQTDSVTVSKNVDIEEVVVNARKKASTYSELTRVVSVVSRDELGQRKATSLGELLEQVAAIDIRQRGTHGVQADINLRGGTFDQVLVLLNGINVTDPQTGHHNLNIPVDLDAIERIEILQGPGAREYGPGAFAGAINIITKPDGDNHGNLSVFAAEHGLLKSNLSQNISKNNFKTFISASYDKSNGYIDNTDFKRLNLYSHSTYKLSNGEVYLFAGYQDKGFGANSFYTPKFPNQYEATKALLGSFGYDMQMGYFTLKAATYYRKHTDRFELFRENPASWYTGHNYHATDVYGVKMSGNRIYSWGKTDLGVELRREEILSNKLGSELVDSVKAWGEDAYYTKGDSRNSFIAFASQAVYLNGFAISAGGQFYHSNKFGNNWTWGVDLSYGLTSMLRPFASVNRSFRLPTFTDLYYQGPTNMGNPNLKAEFATTYEGGVKFNHKLVHSELSFYYREGNDIIDWVKAPSEMVWTTTNYTKLNTLGANVYLSVNTTNLNFFTNKISLSYSFANNEKPKGDLDSYYVLDNLKHNLSIAGYHTFPKGFYLNWTLRYQERYGEYLKYVDASTSIQTPYPNVWLLDLRAGYSFKNINVFVDASNALDQEYVDIANVTQPGRWVGIGINYNFNL from the coding sequence ATGAGAATGAAGAATTTCTTTAAAAGTGTAACCATGCGATTTTCTAAGTGGTCGCATAAAGGGTACGGCGTATTTGAAAGTATCAGAAACGTTGTAAACATTGGAGTCTTACCATTATCGTATTGTTTATTGGCAATGCCAATGGCAACATTTGCACAAACCGATAGCGTTACGGTTTCCAAAAATGTTGATATCGAAGAGGTGGTTGTAAATGCTCGCAAGAAAGCGAGTACCTATTCGGAGCTGACAAGGGTAGTAAGTGTAGTGTCCCGCGATGAGTTGGGGCAACGTAAGGCCACCTCGCTTGGAGAACTGCTAGAGCAGGTGGCAGCAATTGATATCAGGCAGCGTGGTACGCATGGCGTTCAGGCCGATATTAACCTTCGAGGTGGAACTTTCGACCAGGTTCTTGTGTTGCTTAATGGTATTAATGTTACCGATCCGCAAACTGGTCATCACAACCTAAACATTCCTGTTGACCTTGATGCTATTGAACGTATCGAGATCCTTCAAGGCCCTGGTGCGAGAGAGTACGGCCCTGGCGCTTTTGCTGGTGCTATAAATATCATTACAAAACCTGATGGGGATAACCATGGAAATCTATCTGTTTTTGCAGCGGAGCATGGACTATTAAAGTCGAATCTATCTCAAAATATCTCAAAAAATAATTTTAAAACATTTATCTCCGCTTCTTACGACAAGAGTAATGGGTATATTGATAATACCGATTTTAAAAGATTAAATCTTTACTCCCATTCAACATACAAGTTGTCAAATGGCGAAGTCTACCTGTTTGCTGGATACCAGGATAAAGGTTTTGGTGCAAATAGCTTTTATACACCTAAGTTTCCTAACCAGTATGAGGCAACAAAAGCGCTCCTTGGTTCGTTTGGCTATGATATGCAAATGGGGTATTTTACCTTAAAAGCTGCAACATATTACAGGAAACATACCGATAGATTTGAGCTTTTTAGAGAGAATCCTGCATCGTGGTATACTGGGCATAACTATCATGCAACAGATGTTTATGGCGTTAAGATGTCTGGAAATAGGATCTACTCTTGGGGTAAAACCGATTTAGGTGTGGAGCTACGCCGCGAGGAGATCTTGAGTAATAAGTTAGGTTCAGAATTGGTTGATTCAGTGAAAGCTTGGGGCGAGGATGCATACTACACCAAAGGCGATTCACGAAATAGTTTTATTGCATTCGCTTCACAGGCTGTTTATCTGAATGGGTTTGCTATTTCGGCTGGTGGGCAGTTTTACCATTCTAATAAATTTGGAAATAACTGGACTTGGGGTGTTGATTTATCATATGGGCTAACAAGTATGCTCCGTCCATTTGCCTCAGTAAATCGTTCGTTTAGGTTACCTACTTTTACTGATCTGTACTATCAAGGCCCTACAAACATGGGAAATCCTAACCTTAAAGCCGAGTTTGCTACTACTTACGAGGGCGGTGTGAAGTTTAATCATAAGTTGGTGCACTCTGAGCTATCATTTTATTACCGAGAAGGAAATGATATTATCGACTGGGTTAAGGCGCCTTCCGAGATGGTTTGGACTACAACAAATTACACCAAACTGAATACTCTGGGTGCAAATGTGTATTTATCTGTGAATACCACCAACCTAAACTTTTTTACAAATAAAATTTCCTTATCATACTCATTTGCTAACAATGAAAAACCTAAAGGAGACCTTGATTCATACTATGTTTTAGACAACCTAAAACATAATCTAAGCATAGCAGGATATCACACTTTCCCTAAAGGCTTTTACTTAAATTGGACCTTACGCTATCAAGAAAGGTATGGCGAATATCTAAAATATGTTGATGCAAGTACCTCTATTCAAACACCATATCCCAATGTTTGGCTATTAGATTTAAGGGCTGGTTATTCCTTTAAGAATATCAATGTGTTTGTGGATGCATCCAATGCACTTGACCAAGAGTATGTTGATATCGCCAATGTTACACAACCAGGTAGATGGGTTGGCATAGGTATTAATTACAATTTTAACCTGTAG
- the galE gene encoding UDP-glucose 4-epimerase GalE, translated as MSKILVTGGAGYIGSHTVVELIDVGFEVVIVDNFSNSTPDSIKGIEKITGVLPKLYEADCSDVLRMRQLFIDEKDIEGIIHFAALKAVGESVEKPLDYYRNNLLSTINMMQMLREFNGRYMVFSSSCTVYGQPDVLPVTEQTPRKPAMSPYGNTKRVGEDIIQDTVNASEGIYAIALRYFNPIGAHPSAEIGELPLGKPDNLVPFITQTAAGIREKLQIFGDDYNTPDGTAIRDYFHVVDLARAHVLALKRMMEGKSRNSYEVFNVGAGRGITVLEIVKAFEKVTGVKLNYEIVGRRAGDIEKVWADTSLAQSELGWKAQNTLEEALLTAWNWEKRIRIIKG; from the coding sequence ATGAGTAAAATTTTAGTAACAGGAGGTGCTGGATATATCGGTTCACATACTGTGGTGGAACTGATTGATGTTGGTTTTGAGGTAGTTATTGTTGATAATTTTAGTAATTCTACACCTGATTCAATTAAAGGAATTGAAAAAATAACTGGTGTACTACCAAAATTATATGAAGCAGATTGCTCCGATGTGCTTAGAATGCGTCAACTTTTTATCGATGAAAAAGATATTGAGGGAATTATACATTTTGCTGCCTTAAAAGCTGTAGGTGAGAGTGTTGAAAAACCGTTGGATTATTATCGTAATAACCTGCTCTCCACAATTAACATGATGCAAATGTTAAGAGAGTTTAATGGCAGGTATATGGTTTTTTCAAGTTCATGCACTGTTTATGGACAGCCTGATGTTCTTCCTGTAACTGAACAAACACCACGAAAGCCTGCAATGTCGCCTTATGGGAATACCAAAAGAGTAGGGGAAGATATTATTCAGGATACTGTTAATGCTTCTGAGGGGATTTACGCCATTGCTTTAAGGTATTTCAATCCTATAGGAGCACATCCTTCTGCTGAAATTGGTGAATTACCGCTTGGCAAACCTGATAATCTTGTTCCGTTTATAACACAAACAGCTGCAGGTATTCGGGAAAAATTGCAAATTTTTGGCGACGATTACAATACTCCCGATGGAACAGCCATCCGCGATTATTTTCACGTGGTTGATTTGGCCCGTGCCCATGTGTTAGCTTTAAAGCGAATGATGGAGGGAAAGAGTAGGAATAGCTATGAGGTATTCAATGTTGGCGCTGGTAGAGGTATAACTGTTCTGGAAATTGTAAAGGCTTTCGAGAAGGTTACTGGTGTTAAGCTAAACTACGAAATTGTCGGACGTAGGGCTGGTGATATTGAAAAGGTTTGGGCTGATACTTCTCTGGCTCAGTCGGAGTTGGGCTGGAAAGCACAAAACACACTTGAAGAGGCGTTGCTCACAGCTTGGAACTGGGAGAAGAGGATTAGGATAATTAAAGGTTAA
- a CDS encoding O-antigen ligase family protein, with amino-acid sequence MKEKVNGIINSLYPYLIAFLALTVPLNYRYTLYVLGASIAFSIYMLVKDGGFKDIFKNRLALGVVLLWLFYAFSLTYSSNLRYGLNDIFQKISMVFLPLVLIPIARKPGNKSSLVKNSFLFGILVSSLFFIARAFVNSTLITPVGIFFKPNPVGVPWENYFFYERFVSPHHPTYYSMYLALGIVFIAEKIKHLSRLKVKVYFYLFWLYLLVVAYFTSSKVGIVLSIIISFLLLVWVLKRKGKIVISTFFAIFIVLGAFLIQNNYRLSFSINNVAKYLNGSRVDDEIAKQGLVRFEIWRVFPKVFDDNSLLFGTGIGDVKKELVAVYDKNNIKYARDVQLNAHNQYIQTLVSVGLIGLGILLSILGYAFWLAYRKRDMVLFLFLIIISVNFMFESVLERVFGVIFFVFFLLFLSSKSEAKIASIDS; translated from the coding sequence ATGAAAGAGAAAGTTAATGGAATAATTAATAGTTTGTATCCTTACCTAATAGCATTTCTGGCCTTAACAGTTCCTTTAAACTACAGGTATACTCTATATGTTCTTGGTGCATCAATTGCATTTTCTATTTACATGCTAGTTAAGGATGGAGGTTTTAAAGATATTTTTAAAAATAGATTAGCATTAGGTGTTGTTTTGCTTTGGTTATTCTATGCCTTTAGTTTAACCTATTCATCTAATTTGAGATATGGTTTGAATGATATCTTTCAAAAAATATCTATGGTGTTTTTGCCTTTGGTATTAATTCCAATTGCCAGAAAGCCAGGAAATAAAAGCAGTCTAGTAAAGAATTCTTTCCTATTTGGTATCCTGGTTAGTTCACTTTTTTTTATAGCACGTGCATTTGTAAATTCAACTTTAATAACACCGGTAGGAATCTTCTTTAAACCTAACCCAGTTGGTGTACCATGGGAGAACTATTTTTTCTATGAAAGGTTTGTTTCTCCTCATCATCCAACCTATTATTCCATGTATTTGGCTCTTGGCATTGTATTTATTGCAGAGAAAATTAAACATTTATCTAGATTAAAGGTTAAAGTTTACTTTTACCTGTTTTGGTTATACTTACTTGTAGTAGCATATTTTACTTCTTCAAAGGTTGGTATTGTTTTATCAATAATAATTTCATTTTTGCTTTTAGTATGGGTTTTAAAACGAAAGGGGAAGATAGTTATTTCAACTTTTTTTGCGATTTTTATTGTATTGGGTGCTTTCCTAATTCAAAATAATTACCGATTAAGCTTTAGCATTAATAATGTTGCTAAATATTTAAATGGAAGTCGAGTTGACGATGAAATAGCAAAGCAAGGATTGGTTCGATTTGAAATTTGGAGAGTTTTTCCTAAGGTGTTTGATGATAATAGTTTATTGTTTGGGACAGGTATTGGGGATGTAAAAAAAGAGTTGGTGGCTGTTTATGATAAAAATAATATAAAATATGCGAGGGATGTACAACTAAATGCTCATAACCAATATATTCAGACCCTAGTTAGTGTTGGTCTAATTGGTCTGGGTATCTTGCTTTCTATTCTTGGATATGCATTTTGGCTAGCCTATCGAAAAAGGGATATGGTTTTATTCCTTTTTCTAATAATAATCTCAGTAAACTTTATGTTTGAATCGGTTCTTGAGAGGGTTTTTGGGGTAATATTCTTCGTGTTTTTTCTACTATTCCTTTCATCAAAATCAGAAGCAAAAATTGCTTCGATTGATTCTTAG
- a CDS encoding glycosyltransferase family 4 protein has product MNILLISQVFYPDQVAVSNLFTKLFVRIAETNVYKLDVWCAQPSYTTRKRQPRHLNYKGIEVNYLTSTNFSKNNLYGRIINVLSFSLSVIFKLIFSRSKDLIIVHTTPPFLAILVIALARVKKRKVVYILMDIFPDGLVRLGKASLRNPFIRIWKVLHRKALNSTERIVSIGRDMASWVKDEVPGLPPERLIVIPLWQDEKQISPIEFENNPFVLKYGLKDDFVVQFSGNMGFWNDLETVGRAVAKGPDGVKYVFIGDGIRKKELVSEIGSSAANTLFLPFLSNEEYSYSVTACHCGLVTLRNEALGMGVPSKIFGIMAAGIPVLAIAPKDSEIAQIVLESECGLVVEPGDVDSLLSSIKLLKADPELRVRMGKNARLAFEKKYTVESGARNYLKLFDEVLR; this is encoded by the coding sequence ATGAACATACTTCTTATTTCACAAGTATTTTATCCCGATCAGGTTGCTGTATCGAATTTGTTTACAAAGCTCTTTGTGCGAATTGCCGAAACAAATGTTTATAAACTCGATGTTTGGTGTGCTCAACCATCTTATACAACCAGAAAACGACAGCCAAGACATCTTAATTACAAAGGGATAGAAGTTAATTACTTAACCTCTACTAATTTTAGTAAAAATAATCTGTATGGACGAATTATAAATGTCTTGTCATTTTCATTAAGTGTAATCTTTAAGCTAATTTTTAGTAGGTCTAAGGATTTGATTATAGTTCACACTACTCCGCCTTTTCTTGCGATTCTTGTAATTGCTTTAGCTAGAGTAAAAAAGCGAAAAGTAGTATATATCTTAATGGATATTTTTCCTGATGGGTTAGTGCGGTTAGGTAAAGCTTCTTTGAGAAATCCATTTATCAGAATATGGAAGGTTCTACACAGGAAAGCATTAAATAGTACAGAGCGGATTGTTTCCATAGGTAGGGACATGGCTAGTTGGGTAAAAGATGAAGTGCCTGGTTTACCGCCTGAACGACTTATAGTTATCCCGTTATGGCAAGATGAAAAACAGATCTCCCCAATAGAGTTCGAGAATAATCCATTTGTTCTAAAATATGGATTAAAAGATGATTTCGTGGTTCAATTCTCTGGTAATATGGGTTTTTGGAACGACTTGGAGACTGTTGGAAGAGCAGTTGCAAAGGGACCCGATGGGGTAAAATATGTTTTTATAGGCGATGGAATTCGTAAAAAAGAATTAGTATCGGAAATTGGTTCATCAGCTGCAAACACATTATTTCTTCCATTTTTGAGCAATGAGGAGTATTCATATTCAGTAACTGCATGTCACTGTGGCTTGGTAACTTTAAGAAATGAAGCCTTGGGGATGGGAGTGCCAAGCAAGATTTTTGGGATAATGGCTGCGGGAATTCCAGTATTGGCAATTGCCCCAAAAGACTCAGAAATTGCTCAAATCGTTTTGGAATCGGAATGTGGCTTAGTCGTTGAACCTGGTGATGTTGATTCTCTTCTCTCAAGTATAAAGTTGCTTAAGGCAGATCCAGAGTTAAGAGTTAGAATGGGTAAAAACGCAAGGCTTGCCTTTGAAAAAAAATACACGGTTGAGAGTGGTGCTAGAAACTATTTGAAATTGTTTGATGAGGTGTTAAGATGA
- a CDS encoding glycosyltransferase family 4 protein, with protein sequence MKKIDVLIVGDFPPATHTGISMVNAMVHDILAENGKLVQVIDESAWSYKGFVRIAKYLFGSHLRLLKYLLSSKTRYVYLNVPLSFAGELRLLLSCLIVKTFSYRSKIIGHIHRGDIREWATSTFINRYILRFNLKFFCRIVLLSKKFENDLLDINPKIKTVVIPNTSLLEGVQRSKATNFKGNFVCISNIIKTKGLGDLVEAFNDKRLSGFRLTIAGNVYDREFYNSVSKSANVDFVISPEREKIIEILMQADCLILPSWNEGQPLVILEAMSLGIPIIATEVGDIPDMLGEGYPFLCKPHNPIMLAEKILMFSTYENKVALGERLLSVYKSRYSNMVFTNNILQLFA encoded by the coding sequence TTGAAAAAGATAGATGTGTTAATTGTTGGCGATTTTCCCCCTGCTACTCATACTGGCATTAGCATGGTGAATGCTATGGTACACGATATTTTGGCAGAGAATGGTAAGCTTGTTCAAGTAATTGATGAGTCGGCATGGAGTTATAAAGGTTTTGTCCGTATTGCCAAATATCTTTTTGGCTCTCATTTAAGGCTGCTAAAGTACTTGTTGAGCTCAAAAACAAGGTATGTTTACCTGAATGTGCCATTATCCTTTGCTGGTGAGTTAAGGCTTTTGTTATCCTGTTTGATTGTAAAAACCTTTTCGTATCGTTCAAAGATTATTGGGCATATTCACAGGGGTGATATTCGTGAATGGGCTACTAGTACATTTATTAACAGATACATTTTAAGGTTTAACCTTAAATTTTTTTGTAGGATTGTTTTGCTTAGTAAGAAATTTGAAAATGATTTACTAGATATTAACCCCAAGATAAAAACAGTTGTTATTCCCAATACATCTTTATTAGAGGGGGTTCAAAGAAGTAAGGCAACAAATTTTAAGGGAAATTTTGTCTGTATCTCAAATATTATCAAAACAAAAGGGTTAGGCGACCTAGTAGAAGCCTTCAACGATAAACGTCTTAGTGGCTTTCGTTTAACAATTGCGGGTAATGTTTACGATAGAGAGTTTTACAATAGCGTATCTAAATCCGCCAATGTTGATTTTGTTATTAGTCCGGAAAGGGAAAAGATCATTGAGATTCTAATGCAAGCCGATTGCTTAATACTCCCATCGTGGAATGAAGGGCAACCGCTTGTAATACTAGAGGCTATGTCGTTGGGTATTCCTATTATTGCAACCGAAGTTGGTGATATTCCAGATATGCTAGGAGAAGGTTATCCATTTCTGTGTAAACCACATAATCCCATAATGCTTGCAGAGAAAATATTGATGTTTTCAACTTATGAGAACAAGGTTGCGCTTGGGGAACGATTACTAAGTGTTTATAAATCAAGATATTCAAACATGGTTTTTACTAATAATATATTACAACTTTTTGCATGA
- a CDS encoding polysaccharide deacetylase family protein yields the protein MNSIIFKTRKFLRNRLLDILSINTVPKKGVHILNGHFLSLNPNANPEIFQHLLEGLQKKGVEFINFEDAANLIVNKNIPRNKCLVAFTWDDGFEECFTKIKPVLDSWDLKAAFFINPNFIDGDLEYRKHFKKNIVLTDKNPMTWEMIKTLANQGHVIGAHTLDHLSLDSENTNFLRKQIEGSKFRIEEQLGAEVKHFAFPFGQLKYISAIGVDIACKTFPFVYSQDNYRHYFSFDGRVINRRHFECDWPLNHVIYFLKSKSF from the coding sequence ATGAATAGTATCATTTTTAAAACCAGAAAATTTCTGAGAAATCGCTTGTTGGATATTCTATCTATTAATACTGTACCTAAAAAAGGAGTTCATATTCTTAATGGACACTTTTTGAGTTTAAATCCTAATGCAAATCCTGAAATATTTCAACATCTGCTTGAAGGATTACAAAAAAAAGGGGTTGAGTTTATAAATTTTGAAGATGCTGCAAATCTTATCGTAAATAAAAATATTCCGCGTAACAAATGCTTGGTTGCTTTTACTTGGGACGATGGTTTTGAGGAATGTTTTACTAAAATTAAACCTGTTTTGGATTCTTGGGATCTTAAGGCAGCATTCTTTATCAATCCTAATTTTATTGATGGAGACCTAGAATACCGCAAGCATTTTAAGAAAAATATAGTTTTAACTGATAAAAATCCCATGACCTGGGAAATGATAAAAACGTTAGCCAACCAAGGGCATGTAATAGGTGCACATACGCTTGACCATCTTTCACTTGATTCAGAAAATACAAACTTTCTAAGGAAGCAAATTGAAGGGAGCAAATTCCGTATTGAAGAGCAGTTGGGGGCTGAAGTGAAACATTTTGCATTTCCTTTTGGCCAGCTAAAATACATAAGTGCCATTGGTGTTGATATAGCCTGCAAAACTTTCCCTTTTGTTTATAGTCAGGATAATTATCGCCACTACTTTTCGTTTGATGGCCGTGTGATAAACCGACGTCATTTTGAATGCGATTGGCCACTGAACCATGTGATCTACTTTTTAAAATCGAAATCGTTTTGA